The Vanessa cardui chromosome 2, ilVanCard2.1, whole genome shotgun sequence genome contains the following window.
cgggcggcggcacGGGCGGGATGGGCCCGTTCAGCGCCGCCCTCAGACGCTGCCGGATGCGTCTGCGCGCGTTTCTCGACAGGGACTGCTCGTTCAGTATCTGATCGTTTTGCACTGTAGGCTGAGGTTCGGGCTCGGACGACTCCGACGTTCGACCCCCGGACGAGTTCTGATTGATCGTCGACGAGTTTTCGATTCTCGCTCGTATTTCGGCTTCCGAACGGACCAGAGCGTTCGCCTCCTGTCCGAGCATGGCGAACGCCCGGGAGAGTCTCGCCACGTCGTTCTGCAAGTCTTGGAGAAAAGGTTCCAAGTTGTTGGAGTTGTTCTGATTGTTGCTCCGATTGGCGATCCTCAAGACGGCTCTCGGCTGCGATTGGTTGGCGAGCTGATCGGGCGGGGTGCGTCGCACCGACAGCTTGCCGCTGATCATGGCGGGCGCGACAAGAGCTCTCGCGTCCATTTCTTTGACCACTAAACAGTTTCCACGCTTTTTCAAAGAGCCTTCACAGGATCTCACTGACCATACCTTAATAACAAACaacgttttttgttaaatttcatgAATGTGTTATAGtactatgatttaaatttaaagagatATTTTACTTACACAATCTGAAAATATAGCTTCACGGTCGTTACCACAAATGGTAACAGTATAATTAAACGCGTGAGCTACCCAGGGAGATGCGGCCATCGTTAACCACGCGTACACTGAGTTGTCTGTAAATATGACGAGTGATTAGTATAGTCTGTTTGTTTTTGTGGAcgatgttacatacatacatctataatctatacttaatgacataaatgtatatatttttgttaaaggaTCATAAATCCCAGGTTTTTGGCAAAAAGTAGTCTAACTAGAACAGCTGATTTATGTGTAAGGTAGTAAATTACTTCAGGCTATGTATGACCTTTAAGTATGGGACAGCAATCATAAACATCATATGCATGTGACTGCATACTCATTATGTATTTGATACAAGTACCCATACCAGTGCCAAGTAGATATGTCACAATGTACATATCATGAAAAGTGTATATTGCAAGCACCATGAGAAAACAAAATCTTAGaagatattcaaaaataaaatcaagacTTGAAAAAAGATAAAGATATAATCAAGTTCAGTTACCATATTGATAATGTGATTAGTTAGGcttactaatttttattaaaactattgtgTTAATCATCTTAATATACCCATAATGACTACTGATCAGAAAGTACTAGGGTAAAAGGGAATTTTGTATACACAATCTTACATTTCATGATCATGACCAACCTttctaaaatacaataaatgaaaagtaagctcagtaagatattttaaatttggcaaatCACTGACatgactataaatataaaacaaaaccaatAATACTTACTACTTATTTCTATAGTCAGAAAGAATATACCCATGTCAGACACTCTGACGGCTGTCACTAACTTTCCAGGCACAGTTGAAAATTGCCATGCTTGTAAATACTCTCCATTTTCAGACCGaccctaaaaatatttttaagaattaagtAATAAACCTATGGGTTATCCCCAGCTGGGAAAGTCAACATTATGGTTTTAAATTAGTTACTGAgtggatataaataaataacttatcatTACTATTTGCCAAATTGCTAGAAAAACAAGATTAACTATcaaaaaagcaatatttaaaaaaataaaaagaactataaaaaaaattgtttaggAGTTTTTCCATGTGCAGAATAAAACTAATGTTAATATGTATATCTTAACACTCAAACACATTGTGTTATATTTGTGTCAAGCAATGACTTATTGCATCTTAAGCCTGTATGTATGTTAGTGGGTACTAAGCCTACTAGCCTAGAACAATCTCAGATTGGCAAAACGCTGCTGTCTatgccacaaaaaaaaaaatgaaaagcaCAAGCTCAtggtacttaataaataatataaccgaTAACACAATGCTAATACACCTCACCTCAAGTAGATCTGGAGCATGAAAATAACGAAGATGATTAAGTAAACGTGCACTTGGTAATCTTTCTCCATTGCCATTTTTACAACAGAGACAACGAAAGAGACCTTTGCAGGCTTGTGGTGGTCTTTGAGCTGGTtcctagaaattaaaaaatatataaatcattcatgcactaaaaaaaaaagtaatagaatTGATGCAAACATGAATGTCAAATGTCCccaaaattttttttctttaaaatacctCGACTAATGAGGAAAAagtcacatttaaaaaatacattatattatgcaTATTGTAGATAGCAAAATGTCAATAGTTATAATAAGATACTGTTGACTTTATTGACATAGGCCATGTGGTTTATTACAAATCAAGAAATGAGAAACAATCCTTTATCTCAGACAAGGCAAACGTTTCATTATGAACATAAAGTAAATCAGGGAATGCATAGCTAATAACCGAGTGACAAAAAAAGGGTCAGACTATTTAGACTTTCTAaaaccgattttttttattttgtatttaaaaatactcacATTTGTAACAGTAGGATTATTTTCTTCTTCATCATCATTGACTTCATTTTCACACTCCCCTGAAGTTGTTTCCTTAGCTGGTGTACTGCTTTCTGAAGAGCCTGAGCCTGTAGTGGCTTTACTGCctaatttctaaaaatatattaaaatcattagaGCATGCAAACTAAAAGTAATTGTACgagtaatattatacaatataaagataacataaatattagaaAGTTTACATACAAAAGCACGTAGTTTTCTAAAATTAGCTATTAATTCTTCCATTGCATAGTTGCGTGTCCCGAAAAACAGCGCCCGGCATACAGGGCATACATCCAGACGCATCTTGCATCGACCACAAACATGGTGACCCTCATTGCATTGAAATATTTGACCAGAAGGTATTTCATAACATACGGGACATTGTAATAGGTCATCAAGATTCAGCAGAGACTCCGGCTgtcaacaaaataaaagttgttAGTTAAAACATATACCTTATCCTATGCCTATCAATAAACTGTAAAACAGTgcatatatgttcttaattagATCAATAAAATcttacattttaaacatatgTTTAGAATTCAAGTCTATCATACtaatttcaagaaaaatatatatagagaaATTTCTATACAAtaagttcaaaataaattttgtttatcaacaaaatgctagtttaaatatttttataaatttgtatccCATAACACATAGAAAACTTAACAGATTATGCTGTATACTGTATTGCTAATTGTAATCaagtgaattataataattacttacaccaaattttaagtaaaacagttatattattatgtatattttaattaataaataacactaacatgacttaaaaaaatatttatttccatattatgattattaatagatattttatattattaagtaaaataaaataatacacatatacacattttaataattgtattgtgAAAGCACTGaaagacattaaaaataactcaaTTGTTCTTGTTACCAACTTGATAAAgccaaataaaatttcttagaaagtaTTACATAATGGCAAAGCCATACATTTTAAAAGGTAGAGAAACAAAGAAAAGTTAAGAAAACAAAACTGCTTCattgtattctttaaattaacactgattaatatcatcattttatattaacattaaataattgtaaaatctaaataatgatatacaaaaaaaataataattcattgttatatataaacataacaatatgtttaatttctactaattataagatatatttaactcaTTAACATTAATACACCAtagtttatgaaatttatatttacccacattataataatttatagattcttataaaacaaaatggcaATTAAAGCTATTCTTTATCTCAATATGTGTTGTATTACAACAACAAGCCACAGTAAGGCAAAAACCTTGTTAAAAATCTTCTCAAGGaaacaaaatcatttaaattcaaatggGTATCAGTTTACACATGAAATTGAAACATACTAAAAATTATCAGCTGTCTTTTTACTCTGTAGaaacaaattacttaaatttaacaataaaataatataaataatcaatgggCACTAATTGTTCAATTCAAATTGAGATAATAACACTATTTAGGAactattaattcataaaataatgataatgataatactttatacttttataaatgctatattagaataattaaaatgtaggGTATGTAATTCTTTGCGTGTGGGcatttttaactattaaaactaaaactaattaccAATAGTCCACTTGAtcgtttacttttaaataaaattagtaatttaccctcacgtaatttttttttatacaaattgaaGTGCCCATTATAAGTATTTGaaactttgtatatttaagataaaaacataacatttgGATGTTAACATAAATGCCATTTGATTTAAGCGATCTTTACGTGGCTATTTATTTAGAGGCATGCTTGAAAAttgatatttagtaaatataatatactggaaaaataaataaataaatatcaacattAAATGAAAGGACACGTTTATGCAAAACACGTATATAAAAACTATCGACCAACCGACAAGGTTGAAACAATGGAAGTTTtatgaatttcaattttatatggACAAGTTTTACAAACCTTTATCTCTGCCTTTTCTAccattttattagtttatatttattatgcattaactaaaattaaacgCAATTAAACTACGAACAGAAAACACGATGTTAATATATTGAAACACAGCTGTGGCTGATACAAATGGCCGACTCGACAATTCGTGAgttatacattacaaataatacaatagataATTCAGTGTTGCCTAATACATTATTTCACTGTAAAGCATAATTTTTCACTATGAAATAATCCTAATAAcaacatttgtttttgttgtcgttgtgcaatattttaaaattttaaatatttttaataaaattttaagaaaaataaaattgagcaGAGACGAAGGACAAGGAAAGAAGATGGAATACATCGTCATCGCGTTAAACTTTATTATCTTCTAATACGACATAATTTAAATGGCAATTAATTTatctgtaaataatttaatttgatattttctgAACTTATTATTTCTGGTTTAGAACAAATGCAAACGTGCAatcagtatataaaaaaattagaactTGAGTAtcaatgtcaattttttttaatgttataggcaccgtgcagaaACAATAGAGGGCGTTATAATCCCAACAGTAGAGACACCGTGCGAGTAAAAACAGAAACTTCCCAGGCACATTAGTGCAGACTGGCAGCTTTCAAGTCTGTAAGTTGACCAAGAACAAGAAAGAATATTAACTGGAAAAATTGTTGCtcagacaaaaatttcaaatgtatataatgttaagATAACACtaagtactttttaaaattaagtgttaatacaatatctttagaaaaccattatttctattttttattttatccctcTTTTTTCAGCTTAATTGCGATAGGAACATCAAAGTTGCAATTTGTCAATGCAAGGAAGGTCTATCAGGACAATGTAAGCACGTCTGTGCCTTAGTCTATTACGTGAATTCTGCATAAGGTGCAGAATCGAAAACTAATTACGCACAAGAATGGGGCAAACCGTACGACAATTACTGGGTTATGATAAAGGAGTgacagtaaaattttacacccttaaagttgttttttgATGTATTACAGCATCCAGAACtacaacaatacatttcgatagctcaaattaacaaaaatgaacACGAAAATTcaggattttattttatgatttgacagtagaatttctGACATTGAGgataaaagttttgaatatgcGTTACGAGATGGCAGAGTCATCGctacgcacggtgcctataGGAGACAAACGACCTgttcgtttgccccctataacaatAACGTATATTAAATgtcataggaggcaaacgaacAGGTCGTTTGCttcctataacataaaaaaaaaacagaagtagatgcagagtgatccaacatgtCTTCGCAAAGCCAAGGGATCAAGCAGTTGATAATTCGAGCTGCTCTGCAttggatacggtcaaatggaaggagttggtactggggagcaccggcgccaactcgggagcacatgtccgtagcacgattggagggatgccatcgggttcACTCGGCTTATGAAtttccaaggaaagaagtgttTTAGGAACTATACtgtgccggaatttaacctcctgGTTACTATACTTGATCATCTAGATTCGAGTTCGACGCGTATGGGCTAATGACTCatcgtccctgtgcagagatagTAAAGAAGGCTCACAGAAATTCCCTGATAcggccttagcgagagaccagaaggCACGTGTTCTTGAAGAGAGAGCTACTAGTAATCGCCAATTTTGCCAACGTcatagcaatcacgtttttgagggacgtagaggcagagttataatTCTTTCTGAacgcgctggtatttacatcacgagacaccatggccgtaggcagggtTTTGGGAGTTCAAACTCCCCCCGAATTTTTTTCGCTAAGTCAAGAAAAGTCGCGGTTATCGTACtatcaaaaaaatgttttgtgttaattaaacaaacaaaacgcaAGTATTTATTGGTTTCTTCAAAAAATTAGGCCGTCTACCCTTTGTTCTAAatacgacaataaatctaaacaaaatgaattattttacgcTCGGACTAGAGgcatgataataattatacagcatcaatcaataatcatatatatagAGTTAAACCActacattttgaaatgtgtaagactgattgtaaaatttctcaTACATtctgtaagtatatattttatggaagactgctttggtgcataaATAGGGTAATCGCTCAGACCCCTCCAGTAGagtcaattataataaactgcCAGCTTCTGCGGTACCATCGAGGTGATTcaggtgatcttctagtttaccttaatcaattgagagcaagggggaggcattggCGGCCAGTTTGGACATAGCGCAGACCTTCGATTGCGTATGGCACAAAGAACATATTTCGAAGCTCCTTTCCTATTCCCGGGAAATTGTGCAATTGGgtcaccagctttttggcagatcagAGCATTAAAGTTGTTATCGATGGTGCATGCTCTTACGTAGACCAACAACAATTAAACAATTCCAATAAGTGGTACATATAACTGGTATTTCACATGTTGTCtgcattttttgtatattatatcgatagaagttttcaaaaatcaaattcatgaaatatataattgatatacaTATCAGCCTCGTCCTCATCGTGTCTCCAAGTTAggaattagtttaattttatattgtttatctaataaaaataataaaaaaaaatggggctgtcataaaattatttaaagaaattaacgaaaaaattctatatttatctaaaaaagtgTAAACAGATATTCTtggatcataaataataaaatatacgtacaattatacaaaaatgaacaGATATACCTACATCAATAATCCtaccaaaaataaaagtgacattGTCAAACCaaaataagaatgtttaaaacCCAAAAacatgttgacaagagccagacaacGAGCACACAACTATCCAtccccggacccgccgctcagctccgcctcgcagacacaggaccccgcacaaggaagtagtctggtgtctgcagttgcgtcgagctcgagcgacgagtacttctccccgccgacgtcgccaacacctgtacgtcgagcggggagacgccggccaccgacgggcttgggagccagaggccaaccggtctcgaacagggtccccgcttccggtggtggtgtgcagcgcatgcgatggacacaacccatcaatgaaaatgtcatgcgcgcatactatggggctacaaaggggggaactaacctcacggcgtaccgtgttaggatgctctctctgtttcaggcgcttgaaccagctgtcaacgtctcggctcaacgactgtcggatcaggtgcgagtcattctgcgtaacaacaggctgagtgacaccgtacTTGATCGGATTCCCTTAGGAAACATGTAATAGCGGTGTCACTTCCGGCCCGTCAACGCCCGTGGTTGAGGAACCACTTCCTacaataccacagggcccagaacATGATGACGAGGGCggtggtgacatggctattacaacaagtaagtacagtgatcatttgaggagcgcactgggggatgcgattcgggagtatcgtaacactcccgctgagcttaggccacggttgccacgtttacccatgactaaacggaatagggacctagtgtgcactctggattcactgctcacagattattttgagagcagtgaaaatctcgaggatacgcactcaattctgttttgtgcggctgttgcagcatgtcgtgtagctggtgttacatttgaagacaccgaacgtgctacacgaccaaaggctgttgcaccggcctggcagagcaggattgagaaacgtattaatgagaccagagtgctcattggaaaactatattgttttaaggaagggaatacgcgtccacgtgtaatgcgtttcgtggggcgggcgttcttggggactggtataggtccgcaagaatatccgtcccatgtcgtggagcgtattgacttcctaaaacaaaaagtttatgcatgggcaagccgcatccgtcggtacaggcggcgagtggaccgttatcacttgaatcgcaaattccagagcgatcaaaggtgggtgtacagaacgtgggagcgactcgaccaggatgtgagcgatggatgccgcccagatgatgatgccacgaatacattttggcgcaacatctggtcggtgcccgtcgaccacattgaaggtgattggatgctggaggtcaggcaagcgtgcgagcctttggaagtgatgggaaaaatttccattgcttctgaagatgtagccgctgcagttcgatccgtttccaactggaagtctccgggaccggacgggctgcataacttctggctaaaatggctacgcagctcgcatgaatgcttggcatcccagttccagtcagctctagagtctgggtcgctaccacagttccttaccaccggagtcacccacctgctccataagtcaggtagtgcaacggatcctaaaaattatagaccgattacttgtttaccgacggtctataagctccttaccgccattctgggagataagattaatagtcacatacagaataatagtattttgtctgtctctcagaatggatgtaggggtggatcacgaggcactaaggagctactcctcattgatatgaccattagccaacaggttcgtcgttctcgaaagagtctgtcgacatgctggatagattacaagaaggcctatgattccgtgccgcatacatggctcttgagggtgctggagttgtataaattggatacaactctatgcagtttcttgagatcatgtatggggcaatggcggacagtccttcgctatccaggatgccgaacgattcatggtaatgacgaaccgataaggattgagcggggaatattccagggcgatagtttgagtccattgtggtttgtttagccttgaaccccctaagtactctcttggagagttcaaggctgggctatcgtttgcggagaggaggtaaagtaatatcccacctactttacatggatgacttaaagctctttgcaccttcagattcccaactaatggagttactaaaggtaacagaaacttttagtaattctattagaatggaatttggagttgacaaatgcgcggttatgcatgtaaagcgaggagagattatggaatctgacggattacaactttcagattccataaactttaagtcactgtccgcaaacgaatcatacaaatacttgggtatgtcggaagcgttaggcatcaatgtgaccgacatgaaacaatcattgcaggagcgtttctttggtcgcctgaaaaaggtactcaaaagtcttttatcaggtggcaataaggttcgcgccttcaatggttgggtcatgccggtcttgatgtactctttcggcatactcaagtggactcaaaaagaactagacaccttggataggaaagtccgtgtcctgctgactgcatatcgaatgcatcatcctcggtcttcggtgatgagattgtacatcccacggagatgtggtggccgtggctttttaaatgccaagaccctacataaccgtgaggtatacaaactcagggagtattttctccacactgacttggatatgcaccgagatgtagttacaatggacaagggactaactccgctctccttaggcaaagagaactggcgcaaacctgtagtactaagtactgagaaccgcaaggaggtatggaagtgcaaggagttacacggacgcttctatcgggtccttcatggacccgatgtggactttatggcgtccgtatcttggctacggttcggtaacctatttggtgaaaccgaaggttttgtctgtgcgattatggacgaagttatcatgacgaacaattaccggaagaatattgtgagggatggcacggtggacatatgtcgggcgtgtcacactccgggcgaatcccttagacatattatttccggttgttctcgtcttgctaacggagagtatttgtacagacataatcaagtggccaagattatccatcaacaacttgcacttcgatacggtcttgtggtatcagaggtatcgtactacaggtatgtgcccgacccagttctcgagaatggtcatatcacactgtactgggaccgatctataatcactgacaggactgttgtcgccaacaagcctgatatagtggtgatagatcggtcagagcgccgcacgataattgttgacatcaccatccctcatgacgagaatctcgtgaaagctgagaaggataaacaaataaaatatcttgacttagctcacgaggttgtcgacatgtgggatgtggatacagcagttattgtgccgatagttgtttcagcgaatggcctaatggccaagagcctcgaccaacatcttaagaggctctcgttaggcagctgggtcaagggcctgatgcagaaggcagtactcctcggcacggcgcgtattgtgaggaagttcctctctttggagccctgaccaccggtggcttagatcctgttcccgccactggttggtctctgtattttatatttttaaatatattttatacatatgtttgtattttatatttaaaaatgtaactttatatgagtaaaaataaataaataagataataataataaagtaatatatttcagTTAATGAATcacctttaaatatatatccatTGATTGCTGACGTAAATaagaatgttatatttaaagtttcttTTCACGGATAAGACGAAGAAGCGTCAATCTTTTTTGTTCATATAATTTCAAACATGATATCTGGCATAATGTGTACCTATATTATTTCGTGACTCAATTCCTTAAGTCAGATAGATAGCTGtcatttgtcattttaaatattgatattatttgtttttaaataaaaataatgcgattaagtaaagttatttaaggataattatattaatattagattatttaaaaacgatttgagtaatgcaaatttaaataatggatTTTAGAAACTGTCTTTTTTTAGTTCTATTGACCACTGGAATCAATGGCAAGTtaccttaaatttttaatttcttattttactacttaaataaaaatagtagcaCCATagtattatgttaaatttaaaacatccaTACATTAACTACCGTGTTATTAGTTAATTTAACTCTTAATTTTACCGATTATTGCAGTGATTACATGTGAAAGGCTACACGAACAAATTTACTCATCAATCGAAGGTGGAGCTGGTTGTTTTAGAAGACTGAATGGGACTCACCAAGCAGGATGttcatgtaatttttatttttacttacagTTATTGTTTCTCGTATCCTGTTTTTTACATCACATAATTGATTGTTCTCTtagctttataatttaattacaacataCTATttgtaacaacaataacagcctgtaaattcccactgctggggtaaaggcctcctctccttttgaggagaaggtttggaacatattccaccacgctgttccaatgcgggttggtggaataaacatgtggcagaatttctatgaaatttgtcgcatgtaggtttcctcacgatgttttccttcactgctgagcacgatatgaattataaagacaaattaaacacatgaatcagcggtgcttgcctgggtaagaacccgcaatcatcggttaagatgcacgcgttctaaccactggggcatcttgaatcactattttaaaataaaaccaaaaattgtatgataattttttctttaaagcTTCTCTCAGTGGTGCAGTTGGTGTAGTACATATGATTCAGAATGTAACCGATGCAGAATGGCTAGTATACAATTCTTCAGCTGGACCTTACATGGCAGTTGTCAGTACAAGTTTGTTCTATGACATAATAGAGCTATTCATGCAGCAACCAGATAATGTTGCCGGAGTCTTGTTATATGACAATGCAACCATGAGGTAAGGatacatgtaatttaaaaaaaaagaattgttgCATGTTTAGtaagtaattaatgttatttttgtgtgtttattttcaGACCTGATGCCTTTAGTCAAGAATCTCGTTGTCCAAATCAATACTCTTCATGGTCTAAGAGTCAATGTCCGGCTACTCAAGCTTCCACTGGTTCTCAACTGGTTTGGAATGAGAAAGGCACAAATTTATTGAGAAGAGACATACCTTTCCCTATATTCTTTTTACCACAGACTCGTATTTCAGAAATATCTAAAATTGAACAATGTTATAACAAGTAAGTTAACtgtaaataattagtattatgtGTATCACAACTTTTTGATAACTTAGATCATCTATCTCATCAGAGATAACA
Protein-coding sequences here:
- the LOC124539087 gene encoding uncharacterized protein LOC124539087; amino-acid sequence: MVEKAEIKPESLLNLDDLLQCPVCYEIPSGQIFQCNEGHHVCGRCKMRLDVCPVCRALFFGTRNYAMEELIANFRKLRAFKLGSKATTGSGSSESSTPAKETTSGECENEVNDDEEENNPTVTNEPAQRPPQACKGLFRCLCCKNGNGERLPSARLLNHLRYFHAPDLLEGRSENGEYLQAWQFSTVPGKLVTAVRVSDMGIFFLTIEISNNSVYAWLTMAASPWVAHAFNYTVTICGNDREAIFSDCVWSVRSCEGSLKKRGNCLVVKEMDARALVAPAMISGKLSVRRTPPDQLANQSQPRAVLRIANRSNNQNNSNNLEPFLQDLQNDVARLSRAFAMLGQEANALVRSEAEIRARIENSSTINQNSSGGRTSESSEPEPQPTVQNDQILNEQSLSRNARRRIRQRLRAALNGPIPPVPPPAPPAPVPPPAPPAPPRRSGPAPPVAPPPPRRSGPAPPVAPPRHNGYASDDSYAYTVLLQPAPPVPPPSSSSGPSQPQLPPAANGARNKKKRRHRR